Proteins found in one Maridesulfovibrio sp. genomic segment:
- a CDS encoding ATP-binding protein, with amino-acid sequence MKRFFKEPSGLTTQLLAPMLALVVVMGIFIFGWSFYLSKSTLENELAIDIDKTESIVSLDLNNTLEDIKDDFIEMTLDSGFREAIIHGKSNALDRTLYEFMNSKRGYLLDVMTIYRDGQSLIEAGIIDLPIVQLRNKFKNSMSTSPTWGYLSFRSLNKIRTMLVCAVPIFNEQTGEVIGVLYGGIDLNSNISFINKLKKASSAVNGALISRHRLIISTSNPSKTKMKRLIDWTMNIKPGEFKINDENIYSTIQILPQQADSPLLFGYSKLNPSFMSLKKYYMQNLGVLLIVATLLAIFTAWGMQKKILKSLMLLTDYAHNVSSDNKNSKFTPGQVKEFNKLGWMMEDMVSMLAENSAYISKLFSSAKAPIISCDTTGSILDMNPAAAKIAGVDDRHVWSETLDSFFPQDHHSTISQALHQAVHEDFTPMVELPFHAEDGEIKYFAWTFSPVRMIQDSNPDFILLQGLDITENRLAAQKASESEARLRQIIDLLPQEIFANDLEGKLLLVNKIKAKKLGVTAKNITGKYLSDIIADPVEVSRILADDRRVIKRNEKLLTEENFRDKERNSYWIETTRVPYISAENNNPAILTISSDISRIKEVEQEMKSLNRELVERVAMRTTELENANTALLKSMDELRQTQDKLVETEKMASLGELVAGVAHEINTPLGISVTSASFIKELTDNLHGNFKSGSMKRSDLEKFLSTSREALDNIMKNLERSAKLISNFKQLAVDQESDDVRQINLHEYIQGIMLSLKPRFKHYKHELIVNCPKGLEIRISPGSLMQVITNIVTNSLIHAFPDTEAGRISISAIQSNNGVKMTFSDNGIGMDSEQELKVFDPFYTTARSSGNTGLGMHLVYNLVTRALGGTIECKSSPGEGTTYEIWFPEKR; translated from the coding sequence ATGAAGAGGTTTTTCAAAGAACCATCTGGATTAACCACACAATTACTTGCCCCCATGCTGGCATTAGTTGTGGTTATGGGAATTTTCATATTTGGATGGTCGTTCTACCTCTCCAAAAGCACCCTTGAAAACGAACTTGCCATCGACATCGACAAGACTGAAAGTATTGTTTCCCTGGATTTGAACAACACCCTTGAGGACATTAAAGACGATTTCATCGAAATGACCCTTGATTCCGGATTCCGGGAAGCTATAATCCATGGAAAGAGTAATGCGCTGGATCGTACCCTTTACGAATTTATGAACTCAAAGCGGGGCTACCTGCTGGATGTAATGACCATATACCGAGACGGGCAAAGCTTGATAGAAGCCGGAATAATTGACCTGCCTATCGTGCAGCTGCGCAATAAATTCAAGAACAGCATGAGTACCTCCCCTACATGGGGCTATCTTTCTTTCAGATCACTGAACAAAATCAGAACAATGCTGGTCTGCGCAGTACCCATCTTCAATGAACAGACAGGGGAAGTAATCGGAGTCCTGTACGGTGGCATCGATCTTAATTCCAACATATCCTTCATCAACAAGCTGAAAAAAGCTTCCTCGGCTGTCAATGGTGCGCTGATCAGCAGGCACAGGTTGATCATAAGCACATCCAATCCGAGCAAGACGAAGATGAAAAGACTCATCGACTGGACCATGAACATCAAGCCTGGAGAGTTCAAAATAAACGATGAGAATATATACTCCACGATCCAGATACTCCCTCAACAGGCGGACAGTCCGCTGCTGTTCGGCTATTCAAAGCTGAATCCTTCCTTCATGTCCTTAAAAAAATATTATATGCAGAATTTGGGAGTACTGCTTATCGTCGCTACCCTGTTGGCGATTTTCACCGCATGGGGAATGCAGAAAAAAATTCTAAAATCCCTGATGCTGCTCACCGATTACGCCCATAACGTATCTTCAGACAACAAAAACTCTAAGTTTACGCCAGGTCAGGTCAAGGAATTCAACAAATTGGGCTGGATGATGGAAGATATGGTTTCAATGCTGGCGGAAAACAGCGCCTATATTTCCAAACTATTTTCCTCCGCTAAAGCACCAATAATCAGCTGTGACACTACCGGAAGTATTCTTGATATGAACCCGGCTGCAGCCAAGATTGCAGGTGTTGATGACAGACATGTCTGGAGTGAAACGCTGGATTCATTTTTCCCGCAGGATCACCACTCCACAATTTCACAGGCACTGCATCAGGCCGTTCACGAAGATTTTACCCCCATGGTGGAATTGCCATTCCACGCTGAAGATGGCGAGATTAAATATTTCGCATGGACTTTCTCCCCGGTGCGCATGATTCAAGACAGCAATCCTGATTTTATTCTTTTGCAGGGGCTGGATATTACGGAAAACAGACTTGCTGCCCAAAAAGCCAGTGAAAGCGAAGCAAGGCTGCGCCAGATAATAGATCTGCTGCCGCAAGAAATTTTCGCCAACGACCTTGAAGGTAAACTCCTGCTGGTGAACAAAATCAAAGCGAAAAAGTTAGGTGTAACGGCGAAAAATATCACCGGGAAATACCTTTCAGATATAATCGCCGATCCGGTCGAGGTCTCCCGGATTTTAGCAGATGACCGCCGGGTCATAAAACGTAACGAAAAGCTGCTTACCGAAGAAAACTTCCGGGATAAGGAACGTAATAGCTACTGGATCGAAACAACACGGGTCCCGTACATTTCCGCGGAGAACAACAATCCGGCAATCCTGACTATTTCCTCTGATATTTCACGTATAAAAGAAGTCGAACAGGAGATGAAATCCCTGAACCGGGAATTGGTAGAGCGGGTCGCCATGCGGACAACAGAGCTTGAAAATGCCAACACAGCCCTGCTGAAATCCATGGATGAATTGCGCCAGACTCAGGACAAACTGGTTGAGACTGAAAAGATGGCATCTCTGGGGGAACTCGTGGCCGGAGTTGCACATGAGATCAACACACCACTGGGAATCAGCGTAACAAGCGCCTCTTTCATAAAGGAACTTACGGACAACCTGCATGGAAACTTCAAATCCGGTTCAATGAAAAGGTCCGACCTTGAAAAATTCCTGAGCACCAGCCGGGAAGCTCTTGATAACATCATGAAAAATCTGGAACGATCGGCAAAACTTATCAGTAACTTCAAACAGCTTGCTGTGGATCAGGAATCAGATGACGTCCGGCAGATTAACCTGCATGAATACATTCAAGGGATCATGCTTTCACTGAAGCCCAGATTCAAACACTACAAGCATGAACTTATCGTCAACTGTCCAAAAGGTTTGGAAATTAGAATCTCGCCGGGTTCGCTTATGCAGGTCATCACCAATATTGTTACTAATTCCCTGATTCACGCCTTTCCAGACACAGAGGCAGGAAGAATATCCATTTCCGCCATCCAAAGCAATAATGGAGTAAAAATGACCTTCAGCGACAACGGCATAGGCATGGATTCCGAGCAGGAATTAAAAGTATTTGATCCATTCTACACCACAGCCAGAAGCTCCGGGAATACAGGCCTGGGAATGCATCTGGTTTACAATCTGGTGACCCGGGCTCTGGGCGGCACAATTGAATGCAAAAGCTCCCCCGGAGAAGGAACAACATACGAAATCTGGTTTCCTGAAAAGAGATAG
- a CDS encoding diguanylate cyclase, producing MEDRAKILIVDDERLNLNVLSDLLRQEYKVVLAKNGNQALDRINSDNPPDIVLLDVLMPEMDGYEVLRKIKSIEETKSIPVIFITALDSEHDEARGLEMGAVDYIRKPFHPPIVKARIRNHLIISRQRKLLEGLANLDGLTEMPNRRNFELALQREWRRCSRSGEKMSLAMLDVDCFKQYNDNYGHTSGDEILKKVAGVLQSEIQRPADLAARYGGEEFVLLLPDTDSDGGRYIAEKIRVLISELEIRHEYSSVSNVLTVSLGGVTVIPSTFSKAKDMTVGADSMLYEAKRRGRNMVVWTDLT from the coding sequence ATGGAAGATCGAGCTAAAATTCTGATAGTTGATGATGAACGGCTGAATCTAAATGTCCTTTCGGATTTGCTCCGGCAGGAATACAAGGTGGTGCTGGCCAAAAACGGTAATCAGGCTTTAGACCGGATCAATTCCGATAATCCGCCGGATATTGTTCTGCTTGATGTGCTGATGCCGGAAATGGATGGCTACGAAGTGCTGCGCAAGATCAAATCCATTGAGGAAACCAAATCCATTCCGGTTATTTTTATTACCGCGCTGGATTCAGAGCATGATGAAGCCCGTGGACTGGAAATGGGAGCGGTGGATTATATCCGCAAGCCTTTTCATCCTCCCATAGTGAAAGCCAGAATCAGGAATCATCTGATAATCTCACGCCAGCGTAAACTCCTTGAAGGGCTTGCCAATCTTGACGGGTTGACCGAAATGCCCAACCGCAGGAACTTTGAGCTGGCTCTGCAACGGGAATGGCGCCGTTGCAGCCGTTCCGGAGAAAAAATGTCCCTTGCCATGCTCGATGTTGATTGTTTCAAGCAGTATAATGACAACTACGGGCATACTTCCGGGGACGAGATTCTGAAAAAAGTCGCCGGTGTTTTGCAGTCCGAGATTCAGCGCCCGGCTGATTTGGCTGCCCGATACGGCGGGGAGGAATTTGTTCTTCTCCTGCCGGACACCGATTCCGACGGAGGCAGATATATTGCCGAAAAGATCAGGGTGCTTATCTCCGAATTGGAAATCAGACACGAATATTCATCGGTAAGCAATGTGCTTACGGTTAGTCTCGGCGGTGTGACCGTGATTCCATCCACATTTTCAAAAGCAAAGGATATGACCGTTGGCGCAGACTCCATGCTTTATGAGGCCAAACGCAGGGGCAGAAACATGGTTGTCTGGACCGATCTGACCTGA